A part of Aspergillus flavus chromosome 5, complete sequence genomic DNA contains:
- a CDS encoding uncharacterized protein (expressed protein) produces MGGNDRQNAHRVSCSDFEFTISRRLQLGVKVGDEVMLQFQLTETLNPEMYATKASIRDPASRLAVSIKGKGANGDYFVWLKNDGEKTVMIMNSLVDALEGVSLSETKAMPRRWYVTRQHGTSKKDVVYTTEDES; encoded by the coding sequence ATGGGTGGAAACGATAGGCAAAATGCACACCGTGTCAGTTGTAGTGACTTTGAGTTTACTATATCTCGACGATTACAGCTAGGGGTCAAAGTTGGAGACGAAGTGATGCTACAATTTCAGCTTACTGAAACTCTAAATCCTGAGATGTATGCAACCAAAGCATCAATTCGTGACCCAGCTAGTCGATTAGCGGTATCAATTAAAGGCAAAGGAGCCAATGGTGACTACTTTGTCTGGCTTAAGAATGATGGCGAAAAAACCGTGATGATTATGAACAGCTTAGTCGATGCTCTTGAGGGGGTGTCTCTTAGTGAAACCAAAGCAATGCCTAGGCGATGGTACGTGACAAGACAACATGGGACATCAAAAAAGGACGTTGTGTATACAACTGAAGATGAGTCATAG
- a CDS encoding putative extracellular cellulase CelA/allergen Asp F7-like protein — translation MKYQRLASLGLAALSVTGSVSASPLIRHEGESVCPSGYTQSVYYVTVTASSTPASTSSVEPTTTIESTSTVTETTVITPEIPAQSPTSTPVEIPAPVETPAPVETPSPAETPAPVETNTPVEPTTSSSTTETPVVAPTIATPSTADVQPTEVVAEPSTSSSSTEEPTATPIAAETPSTTVDAQPTTAAAAPTTKQLKLSTTSTAAPAASVTSSSTGSSSSSSSSSSSESNSGEATFYGGNLSGGACSFTGYTLPSNLFGTALGSPRWDNAAECGACVAVTGPNGNTIKAMIVDKCPECDSNHLDLFQSAFTELADISKGVIDITWNYVSCDIDTPLKLKNKEGTSAYWFSMQVVNANEAVTSLEVSTDGGSTWQSTTRSDYNYFENSSGFGTATVDVRVTGKSGKVVTVNNVSVSSGVEVTAGGNV, via the exons ATGAAATACCAACGTCTTGCCTCCCTGGGCCTTGCTGCCCTGAGTGTTACCGGATCTGTCTCTGCAAGCCCTCTCATTCGACATGAGGGCGAGTCCGTGTGTCCTTCAGGTTACACACAGAGCGTCTACTATGTGACTGTTACTGCTAGTTCCACGCCGGCGTCGACTTCATCAGTTGAGCCAACTACAACTATAGAGTCCACGTCGACCGTCACGGAGACTACAGTCATCACCCCGGAGATTCCAGCCCAATCTCCTACATCCACCCCGGTTGAAATTCCTGCTCCTGTTGAAACTCCTGCCCCGGTTGAGACCCCTTCTCCAGCTGAGACTCCTGCTCCTGTGGAGACCAACACTCCTGTCGAGCCTACCACTTCATCATCTACCACCGAGACACCCGTGGTGGCTCCAACCATTGCTACACCCTCCACGGCTGATGTCCAGCCCACAGAAGTAGTCGCCGAGCCTTctacttcatcctcttccaccgAAGAGCCAACAGCAACCCCAATTGCTGCTGAGACACCTTCTACTACTGTTGATGCCCAACCCACAaccgccgctgccgcccCTACAACCAAGCAGCTCAAGCTATCGACCACCAGCACAGCTGCCCCAGCTGCTTCCGTCACCTCTTCATCCACCGGCTCATCCTctagcagcagcagcagcagcagcagcgaaTCTAACTCTGGCGAAGCCACCTTCTACGGCGGCAACCTCTCCGGCGGAGCATGCTCCTTCACAGGCTACACACTCCCCTCCAACCTCTTCGGAACAGCCCTCGGCTCGCCCCGGTGGGACAACGCCGCCGAATGTGGTGCCTGCGTTGCCGTAACAGGCCCTAACGGAAACACTATCAAGGCTATG ATCGTCGACAAATGCCCCGAATGCGACTCCAACCACCTCGACCTCTTCCAATCGGCCTTCACCGAGCTAGCCGACATCTCCAAGGGCGTAATCGACATCACCTGGAACTACGTCTCCTGCGATATCGACACGCCCCTGAAACTCAAGAATAAGGAGGGCACCTCCGCGTACTGGTTCTCGATGCAGGTCGTTAATGCCAATGAGGCCGTTACCTCGTTGGAGGTCAGTACTGATGGTGGAAGTACTTGGCAGAGCACTACGCGCTCGGACTATAACTACTTCGAGAATAGTTCCGGATTCGGGACGGCGACGGTTGATGTGAGGGTTACTGGGAAGAGTGGGAAGGTTGTGACGGTCAACAATGTGAGTGTTTCTTCTGGAGTGGAGGTTACTGCTGGGGGGAATGTTTAG
- a CDS encoding helix loop helix transcription factor EB (HLH DNA binding protein), with the protein MSDPSLGATDGMNNKRKRESTDSTGPDAQRLNRSSNGSNGSIPAPDTQPNFGHASLGSYDTHGLPGAASELNIDQQILQHVGPQNGISDENALTAKAALAAHQPQNKYPPPPDATFDSSLPHGLTFGDEMGQAIGGAHGHNSTAAAVYAAREAQSMNQKPSVGSPEWHQIRKNNHKEVERRRREAINEGINQIARLVPNCDKNKGAILQRAIEYICQLHDEKKAMSERWEQNNMTTSHAINEISAQNSKLKVEVNRRGDIALKWLQRCRDAGLEFDDYEEAKELEPLEVDQGQV; encoded by the exons ATGTCCGATCCCTCATTGGGTGCCACTGATGGCATgaacaacaagagaaaacGCGAAAGCACTGACAGCACCGGACCTGATGCTCAGCGACTGAACCGCTCCTCCAACGGAAGTAACGGCAGTATTCCAGCCCCCGATACCCAACCTAATTTCGGCCATGCCTCGCTTGGCTCTTATGATACGCATGGCCTCCCTGGTGCAGCATCGGAGCTTAACATTGACCAGCAAATTCTCCAACATGTCGGTCCGCAGAACGGTATCTCTGATGAGAATGCTCTGACAGCTAAAGCTGCTTTAGCCGCGCACCAACCGCAGAATAAATACCCACCTCCCCCAGACGCGACATTTGACAGTAGCCTTCCACACGGCCTGACCTTCGGAGATGAAATGGGCCAAGCGATAGGTGGCGCTCATGGTCACAATtccactgctgctgctgtctATGCTGCGCGCGAAGCGCAAAGCATGAACCAAAAGCCCTCCGTTGGGTCGCCGGAATGGCATCAAATCCGCAAGAACAACCACAAAGAAG TGGAACGTCGACGCCGTGAGGCGATCAATGAAGGTATCAATCAAATTGCTCGTCTTGTTCCGAATTGCGATAAGAACAAGGGTGCTATTCTGCAACGCGCGATTGAATACATCTGTCAACTTCATGACGAAAAGAAGGCGATGAGCGAGCGATGGGAACAGAATAACATGACTACGAGTCATGCCATCAACGAAATCAGCGCACAGAACTCCAAATTAAAAGTCGAAGTTAATCGCCGTGGGGATATTGCGCTCAAGTGGCTGCAACGCTGTCGCGATGCGGGCCTCGAGTTTGACGATTATGAGGAGGCCAAGGAGCTGGAACCTCTGGAGGTTGATCAGGGCCAGGTTTGA